A genomic stretch from Limanda limanda chromosome 11, fLimLim1.1, whole genome shotgun sequence includes:
- the s100t gene encoding S100 calcium binding protein T isoform X2 produces the protein MQLMIQTFHKYSGNEGDKYTLSRTELREMLTAELGNYLGVRSDKEAVDKVMGDLDSNNDGEVDFTEFIILVGALTVACNDFFLDFNDKQEKKK, from the exons ATGCAGCTCATGATCCAGACCTTCCATAAGTACTCTGGAAACGAGGGCGACAAATATACGCTGAGCAGGACTGAGCTCAGAGAGATGCTAACCGCAGAGCTCGGCAACTACCTGGGGGTAAGGAGC GATAAGGAGGCAGTGGATAAGGTTATGGGAGACCTGGATTCCAACAACGACGGAGAGGTCGACTTCACCGAGTTCATCATTCTGGTCGGAGCTCTCACCGTAGCCTGCAACGACTTCTTCCTGGACTTCAATGACaagcaagagaagaagaagtga
- the pbxip1b gene encoding pre-B-cell leukemia homeobox interacting protein 1b isoform X2 — MSGSNSENSSWTVLAPEETVAETLKPLAEETENHDESLTSAAEPESGANQAGRGEDSTEGSPVEKHLVSEERTVDLIGDTSTEQHTSVPPALSDAAVPASLEDSSSSVPGSDALDHSLGPPEGPPEGPAPSSPDPDSFSDSYTHITPSPDEPPASLLTTETLGGGEFTQEQEEERLTEERTVHHINGQEIQQEDESDLSPRTSDLGKQADSPVDSEVGEERKEEEAGPEVRRRRTSLLAALDRASRTEEEEEREEEFQVPHRDDDSGFSVNKCMLAAVILLGLGTIFFSESDYGTRELKDSEAPGKQEWLNPEVPPPPGDADSTELLNKPAEQNQQISLLQAQFQAEQEELKVAEGQAAEGAEAAEGATERLWEEVEKEHNPTEAAQAPVQSTTSPSSGQPEDSRQETTQEREDRKPLKDKKEKKTDWKKEKYDTGEKKEWKEREKFELKEGEKERKDGGKTEWKKGKQEQGKSDKVKDKEGKQERQGDVTKQYKEKNKKKEKVSRGDEGKSWKVSEGNKEWIEKSERKDRREVKDWKKAKHEKVNEGKQEKKDWKRGKDQGEKHKGRKEWNGEKEWKKVKDGVKESGKDKWEKKDWKERSEKKEWKKDGEWRAKNGKEGKRKDERKQWEKSENHNRNHGKDRKMKDEKKQWRENEWKGKDDKEWKKKDAKKQREKEEEWNRGQKEKVHNHDGKKVRSSSGKNKDEHHHEEHVRGDGKAAHTHRSPPLEQPEYWVQQRDRLQHKTKPPQNCNSLETCAQSEGLLPVPLPEFEAILQTYLAKAEEAGVDASKIEELRKLAPEFFKDGVFGHDQMSFHEFVEDVGDILEDMVEEDDNGYETDSEIEEEMEEFEREVIKKFSVPEAAEKMEGIQMEKRNVKGRG, encoded by the exons tcATGATGAAAGTCTTACATCTGCAGCAG AGCCAGAATCTGGAGCAAATCAGGCTGGAAGGGGTGAAGACTCCACAGAGGGCTCCCCTGTGGAGAAACACCTG GTGTCAGAAGAAAGAACAGTGGATCTAATTGGAGACACAAGCACAGAGCAACACACCTCCGTGCCGCCTGCCCTCAGCGATGCCGCTGTTCCAGCTTCTTTGGAAGACTCCAGCAGCTCTGTTCCAGGCAGCGATGCCCTCGACCACTCTCTGGGCCCCCCCGAGGGCCCACCCGAGGGCCCAGCACCGTCCAGCCCTGACCCTGATTCTTTCTCTGACTCCTACACCCACATAACCCCCTCCCCTGATGAGCCCCCAGCCTCACTGCTGACAACAGAGACTCTGGGAGGGGGCGAGTTTacacaagaacaagaagaagagaggcTCACAGAGGAAAGAACGGTGCACCACATCAATGGTCAAGAGATACAACAGGAAGATGAGTCAGACCTGTCTCCAAGAACGAGTGACTTAGGGAAACAGGCAG ACTCCCCCGTGGATTCCGAGgtgggtgaggagaggaaggaagaggaggcagggccagaggtgaggaggaggcggaCGTCTCTCTTAGCGGCTCTGGACCGAGCCAGTaggactgaggaggaagaggaaagagaggaagagtttcAGGTGCCGCATCGAGACGACGACAGCGGATTCTCTGTGAACAAGTGCATGCTCGCTGCCGTCATCCTGTTAGGCCTCGGCACCATCTTCTTCTCCG AGAGTGACTATGGGACAAGGGAGCTGAAAGATTCAGAAGCTCCAGGAAAACAG GAGTGGCTAAATCCAGAGGTTCCTCCACCTCCAGGAGATGCTGACAGTACAGAGCTGCTTAATAAGCCGGCTGAACAGAACCAGCAGATTTCTTTGCTACAAGCCCAATTTCAG GCAGAGCAAGAAGAGCTAAAAGTGGCCGAGGGACAGGcagcagagggagcagaggcagcagagggagCAACGGAGCGTctgtgggaggaggtggagaaggaacACA ATCCCACTGAAGCAGCTCAAGCACCTGTGCAGTCCACAACATCGCCCTCAAGTGGTCAGCCCGAGGACAGCAGGCAGGAAACAActcaagagagagaggacaggaaaccATTGAAGgacaagaaagagaagaagacggATTGGAAGAAGGAGAAATATGACACTGGTGAAAAGAAagagtggaaagagagagagaaatttgaattgaaggaaggagagaaagagcgCAAAGATGGAGGTAAAACAGAatggaaaaagggaaaacaagAGCAGGGAAAGTCTGACAAGGTGAAAGATAAGGAAGGTAAACAGGAGAGGCAAGGCGACGTAACAAAACAATACAAggagaagaataagaagaaagaaaaggtgaGCCGAGGTGATGAAGGAAAGTCATGGAAGGTTAGCGAAGGGAATAAGGAATGGATAgagaagagtgagagaaaagatCGGAGGGAAGTGAAAGACTGGAAAAAGGCGAAGCATGAGAAAGTGAACGAGGGTAAGCAAGAGAAGAAGGATTGGAAGAGGGGAAAGGACCAGGGAGAGAAGCACAAGGGGAGGAAAGAATGGAATGGAGAGAAGGAGTGGAAGAAAGTGAAAGATGGCGTCAAGGAAAGTGGCAAAGACAAATGGGAGAAGAAGGATTGgaaagagagaagtgagaaGAAAGAGTGGAAGAAAGATGGTGAGTGGAGGGCAAAAAATGGCaaagaagggaaaagaaaagatgaaaggAAACAGtgggaaaaaagtgaaaatcatAACAGAAATCATGGTAAGGACAGGAAAATGAAGGATGAAAAgaaacagtggagagagaatGAGTGGAAGGGTAAAGATGATAAGGAATGGAAGAAGAAGGATGCGAAGAAACAGcgggaaaaggaggaagaatgGAATAGGGGGCAGAAAGAGAAAGTTCACAATCATGACGGGAAGAAAGTCAGATCAAGCTCTgggaaaaacaaagatgaacaCCACCATGAGGAGCATGTGAGAGGAGATGGGAAGGCCGCTCACACACACCGCAGCCCCCCCCTCGAACAACCCGAGTACTGGGTCCAGCAGAGAGACCGGCTCCAGCACAAAACCAAACCCCCACAGAACTGCAACTCATTGGAGACCTGCGCTCAGAGTGAGGGGCTGCTTCCTGTCCCCCTGCCTGAGTTTGAAGCCATCCTCCAAACTTACCTGGCCAAGGCGGAGGAGGCGGGAGTGGATGCTTCCAAAATAGAGGAGCTCAGAAAGCTGGCTCCGGAGTTCTTCAAGGACGGAGTCTTTGGTCACGACCAGATGAGCTTTCATGAATTTGTGGAAGACGTGGGGGATATTCTGGAAGATATGGTGGAAGAGGATGACAACGGGTATGAGACGGACAGCGAAATCGAGGAAGAAATGGAGGAGTTTGAAAGAGAAGTGATAAAGAAGTTTTCAGTGCCggaagctgcagagaaaatgGAGGGAATCCAAATGGAGAAACGGAATGTGAAAGGACGTGGCTGA
- the s100t gene encoding S100 calcium binding protein T isoform X1: MSLPNSENASSLENAMQLMIQTFHKYSGNEGDKYTLSRTELREMLTAELGNYLGNAQDKEAVDKVMGDLDSNNDGEVDFTEFIILVGALTVACNDFFLDFNDKQEKKK, encoded by the exons ATGTCTTTGCCCAACTCAGAGAACGCCTCCAGCCTGGAGAACGCCATGCAGCTCATGATCCAGACCTTCCATAAGTACTCTGGAAACGAGGGCGACAAATATACGCTGAGCAGGACTGAGCTCAGAGAGATGCTAACCGCAGAGCTCGGCAACTACCTGGGG AATGCCCAGGATAAGGAGGCAGTGGATAAGGTTATGGGAGACCTGGATTCCAACAACGACGGAGAGGTCGACTTCACCGAGTTCATCATTCTGGTCGGAGCTCTCACCGTAGCCTGCAACGACTTCTTCCTGGACTTCAATGACaagcaagagaagaagaagtga
- the si:ch211-105c13.3 gene encoding protein S100-A16, which yields MESAIKTLVTTFISSSKGKGNLDNKSFQKMVSSQLGNMMEDTDSSSAIKEMQRGLDADNDGKVSFQEYLTLIGYVANSLSQRKSGSP from the exons ATGGAGTCTGCAATTAAGACGTTGGTGACCACTTTCATCAGTTCTTCCAAGGGTAAGGGCAACCTAGACAACAAATCCTTCCAGAAGATGGTGAGTTCACAGCTTGGCAACATGATGGAG gacacagacagcagctctgCCATTAAGGAGATGCAGCGAGGCCTGGACGCAGACAACGACGGAAAGGTCAGCTTCCAGGAATACCTCACGCTGATTGGCTACGTGGCCAACAGCCTCAGTCAGAGGAAGAGTGGATCCCCCTAG
- the chrnb2 gene encoding neuronal acetylcholine receptor subunit beta-2 codes for MAGGGLGADTEERLVEHLLNPAHYNKLIRPATNGSELVTVQLMVSLAQLISVHEREQVMTTNVWLTQEWQDYRLTWVPEEFDGMLKVRLPSKHIWLPDVVLYNNADGVYEVSFYSNAVVSHDGSIFWLPPAIYKSACKIEVKHFPFDQQNCTLRFRSWTYDRTEIDLVLRSDVASMDDFTPSGEWDIIALPGRRNENPADPTYVDITYDFIIRRKPLFYTINLIIPCVLITSLAILVFYLPSDCGEKMTLCISVLLALTVFLLLISKIVPPTSLDVPLVGKYLMFTMVLVTFSIVTSVCVLNVHHRSPTTHTMPPWVKLVFLNKLPALLFMRQPRNSCERQRLRQRRRCQEQKEGGRSGEAGALMVGLGLGGSGGSGGGTTTGVFSKEDSDPCTCYVNRASVKQFGGDLGGAGGGSLDGLNRVREGREGGSGPRGQQAGGGPALTQALLAQACPGFEEAVEGVRFIANHMKGEDDDQSVSEDWKYVAMVIDRLFLWIFVFVCVFGTLGMFMQPLFQNYTAKTITSTNG; via the exons GCGGCCTCGGGGCGGACACGGAGGAGCGGCTGGTGGAGCATCTCCTAAACCCCGCCCACTACAACAAACTGATCCGTCCTGCGACTAATGGCTCCGAGCTGGTTACCGTGCAGCTGATGGTGTCGCTGGCCCAACTCATCAGCGTG CATGAACGGGAGCAGGTGATGACCACTAATGTCTGGCTAACACAG GAGTGGCAGGACTATCGTCTGACTTGGGTCCCTGAAGAGTTTGATGGGATGCTGAAGGTCAGGCTGCCCTCTAAACACATCTGGCTGCCGGACGTGGTTCTTTACAACAA TGCCGACGGTGTGTACGAGGTGTCCTTCTACTCCAACGCCGTGGTCTCCCACGACGGCAGCATCTTCTGGTTGCCCCCGGCGATCTATAAATCAGCCTGTAAGATCGAGGTCAAGCACTTCCCCTTCGACCAGCAGAACTGCACGCTGCGCTTCCGCTCCTGGACCTACGACCGCACCGAGATCGACCTGGTCCTCCGCTCGGACGTGGCCAGCATGGACGACTTCACGCCCAGCGGCGAGTGGGACATCATCGCGCTGCCGGGCAGACGGAACGAGAACCCGGCCGACCCCACCTACGTGGACATCACGTACGACTTCATCATCCGCAGGAAGCCTCTTTTTTACACCATCAACCTCATCATCCCGTGCGTGCTCATCACCTCCCTGGCCATCCTGGTCTTCTACCTGCCGTCCGACTGCGGAGAGAAGATGACGCTCTGCATCTCCGTGCTGCTGGCGCTCACTGTGTTCCTGCTGCTGATCTCCAAGATCGTGCCCCCCACTTCCCTGGACGTGCCTCTGGTGGGGAAGTACCTGATGTTCACCATGGTCCTGGTCACCTTTTCTATcgtcaccagtgtgtgtgtgctcaacgTGCACCACCGCTcgcccaccacacacaccatgcCCCCGTGGGTCAAACTGGTGTTCCTCAACAAGCTTCCTGCCCTGCTCTTTATGCGCCAGCCGAGGAACAGCTGCGAGCGCCAGCGGCTGCGCCAAAGAAGGAGGTGCCAGGAGCAGAAAGAGGGTGGGCGCAGCGGGGAGGCCGGGGCCCTGATGGTGGGTCTCGGGCTGGGCGGGAGCGGCGGGAGCGGAGGGGGAACCACAACAGGGGTCTTCAGCAAAGAAGACAGTGACCCTTGTACCTGCTACGTGAACCGAGCGTCTGTGAAACAGTTCGGAGGGGAtctggggggggcagggggcgGATCCTTGGATGGTCTGAATAGGGTGAGGGAGGGCAGGGAAGGGGGCTCTGGGCCCCGGGGCCAACAAGCAGGGGGGGGTCCTGCTCTGACTCAGGCCCTGTTGGCCCAGGCCTGTCCAGGGTTTGAGGAAGCCGTGGAAGGAGTTCGCTTCATCGCTAACCACATGAAGGGTGAAGATGATGATCAAAGT GTGAGCGAGGACTGGAAGTACGTCGCCATGGTGATCGACCGCCTCTTCCTGTGGATCTTCGTGTTCGTGTGCGTGTTCGGCACGTTGGGCATGTTCATGCAGCCCCTCTTCCAAAACTACACGGCCAAGACCATCACCAGCACGAACggctga
- the pbxip1b gene encoding pre-B-cell leukemia homeobox interacting protein 1b isoform X1 yields the protein MSGSNSENSSWTVLAPEETVAETLKPLAEETENHDESLTSAAEPESGANQAGRGEDSTEGSPVEKHLVSEERTVDLIGDTSTEQHTSVPPALSDAAVPASLEDSSSSVPGSDALDHSLGPPEGPPEGPAPSSPDPDSFSDSYTHITPSPDEPPASLLTTETLGGGEFTQEQEEERLTEERTVHHINGQEIQQEDESDLSPRTSDLGKQADSPVDSEVGEERKEEEAGPEVRRRRTSLLAALDRASRTEEEEEREEEFQVPHRDDDSGFSVNKCMLAAVILLGLGTIFFSGFFMDLGQESDYGTRELKDSEAPGKQEWLNPEVPPPPGDADSTELLNKPAEQNQQISLLQAQFQAEQEELKVAEGQAAEGAEAAEGATERLWEEVEKEHNPTEAAQAPVQSTTSPSSGQPEDSRQETTQEREDRKPLKDKKEKKTDWKKEKYDTGEKKEWKEREKFELKEGEKERKDGGKTEWKKGKQEQGKSDKVKDKEGKQERQGDVTKQYKEKNKKKEKVSRGDEGKSWKVSEGNKEWIEKSERKDRREVKDWKKAKHEKVNEGKQEKKDWKRGKDQGEKHKGRKEWNGEKEWKKVKDGVKESGKDKWEKKDWKERSEKKEWKKDGEWRAKNGKEGKRKDERKQWEKSENHNRNHGKDRKMKDEKKQWRENEWKGKDDKEWKKKDAKKQREKEEEWNRGQKEKVHNHDGKKVRSSSGKNKDEHHHEEHVRGDGKAAHTHRSPPLEQPEYWVQQRDRLQHKTKPPQNCNSLETCAQSEGLLPVPLPEFEAILQTYLAKAEEAGVDASKIEELRKLAPEFFKDGVFGHDQMSFHEFVEDVGDILEDMVEEDDNGYETDSEIEEEMEEFEREVIKKFSVPEAAEKMEGIQMEKRNVKGRG from the exons tcATGATGAAAGTCTTACATCTGCAGCAG AGCCAGAATCTGGAGCAAATCAGGCTGGAAGGGGTGAAGACTCCACAGAGGGCTCCCCTGTGGAGAAACACCTG GTGTCAGAAGAAAGAACAGTGGATCTAATTGGAGACACAAGCACAGAGCAACACACCTCCGTGCCGCCTGCCCTCAGCGATGCCGCTGTTCCAGCTTCTTTGGAAGACTCCAGCAGCTCTGTTCCAGGCAGCGATGCCCTCGACCACTCTCTGGGCCCCCCCGAGGGCCCACCCGAGGGCCCAGCACCGTCCAGCCCTGACCCTGATTCTTTCTCTGACTCCTACACCCACATAACCCCCTCCCCTGATGAGCCCCCAGCCTCACTGCTGACAACAGAGACTCTGGGAGGGGGCGAGTTTacacaagaacaagaagaagagaggcTCACAGAGGAAAGAACGGTGCACCACATCAATGGTCAAGAGATACAACAGGAAGATGAGTCAGACCTGTCTCCAAGAACGAGTGACTTAGGGAAACAGGCAG ACTCCCCCGTGGATTCCGAGgtgggtgaggagaggaaggaagaggaggcagggccagaggtgaggaggaggcggaCGTCTCTCTTAGCGGCTCTGGACCGAGCCAGTaggactgaggaggaagaggaaagagaggaagagtttcAGGTGCCGCATCGAGACGACGACAGCGGATTCTCTGTGAACAAGTGCATGCTCGCTGCCGTCATCCTGTTAGGCCTCGGCACCATCTTCTTCTCCG GTTTCTTCATGGACTTGGGTCAGG AGAGTGACTATGGGACAAGGGAGCTGAAAGATTCAGAAGCTCCAGGAAAACAG GAGTGGCTAAATCCAGAGGTTCCTCCACCTCCAGGAGATGCTGACAGTACAGAGCTGCTTAATAAGCCGGCTGAACAGAACCAGCAGATTTCTTTGCTACAAGCCCAATTTCAG GCAGAGCAAGAAGAGCTAAAAGTGGCCGAGGGACAGGcagcagagggagcagaggcagcagagggagCAACGGAGCGTctgtgggaggaggtggagaaggaacACA ATCCCACTGAAGCAGCTCAAGCACCTGTGCAGTCCACAACATCGCCCTCAAGTGGTCAGCCCGAGGACAGCAGGCAGGAAACAActcaagagagagaggacaggaaaccATTGAAGgacaagaaagagaagaagacggATTGGAAGAAGGAGAAATATGACACTGGTGAAAAGAAagagtggaaagagagagagaaatttgaattgaaggaaggagagaaagagcgCAAAGATGGAGGTAAAACAGAatggaaaaagggaaaacaagAGCAGGGAAAGTCTGACAAGGTGAAAGATAAGGAAGGTAAACAGGAGAGGCAAGGCGACGTAACAAAACAATACAAggagaagaataagaagaaagaaaaggtgaGCCGAGGTGATGAAGGAAAGTCATGGAAGGTTAGCGAAGGGAATAAGGAATGGATAgagaagagtgagagaaaagatCGGAGGGAAGTGAAAGACTGGAAAAAGGCGAAGCATGAGAAAGTGAACGAGGGTAAGCAAGAGAAGAAGGATTGGAAGAGGGGAAAGGACCAGGGAGAGAAGCACAAGGGGAGGAAAGAATGGAATGGAGAGAAGGAGTGGAAGAAAGTGAAAGATGGCGTCAAGGAAAGTGGCAAAGACAAATGGGAGAAGAAGGATTGgaaagagagaagtgagaaGAAAGAGTGGAAGAAAGATGGTGAGTGGAGGGCAAAAAATGGCaaagaagggaaaagaaaagatgaaaggAAACAGtgggaaaaaagtgaaaatcatAACAGAAATCATGGTAAGGACAGGAAAATGAAGGATGAAAAgaaacagtggagagagaatGAGTGGAAGGGTAAAGATGATAAGGAATGGAAGAAGAAGGATGCGAAGAAACAGcgggaaaaggaggaagaatgGAATAGGGGGCAGAAAGAGAAAGTTCACAATCATGACGGGAAGAAAGTCAGATCAAGCTCTgggaaaaacaaagatgaacaCCACCATGAGGAGCATGTGAGAGGAGATGGGAAGGCCGCTCACACACACCGCAGCCCCCCCCTCGAACAACCCGAGTACTGGGTCCAGCAGAGAGACCGGCTCCAGCACAAAACCAAACCCCCACAGAACTGCAACTCATTGGAGACCTGCGCTCAGAGTGAGGGGCTGCTTCCTGTCCCCCTGCCTGAGTTTGAAGCCATCCTCCAAACTTACCTGGCCAAGGCGGAGGAGGCGGGAGTGGATGCTTCCAAAATAGAGGAGCTCAGAAAGCTGGCTCCGGAGTTCTTCAAGGACGGAGTCTTTGGTCACGACCAGATGAGCTTTCATGAATTTGTGGAAGACGTGGGGGATATTCTGGAAGATATGGTGGAAGAGGATGACAACGGGTATGAGACGGACAGCGAAATCGAGGAAGAAATGGAGGAGTTTGAAAGAGAAGTGATAAAGAAGTTTTCAGTGCCggaagctgcagagaaaatgGAGGGAATCCAAATGGAGAAACGGAATGTGAAAGGACGTGGCTGA